A window from Amblyomma americanum isolate KBUSLIRL-KWMA chromosome 7, ASM5285725v1, whole genome shotgun sequence encodes these proteins:
- the LOC144098440 gene encoding TELO2-interacting protein 2-like, with product MTASAGAASHQSACVDPETALRDRFEAFFVVGTQSPPFFALAVFLLFLRASFIGMELLKSIVAENCLAKKVTLLRALRVALETSQPTGDLEDIKCDRATVCTFAQSLLLSGTAKDSRDDEERQYEKSDFPGVAATACEGIICAHRFLTVAAPEFVELSDFVIPLQVLCFAHSNPELPWCSEESAAAACALSLQLKCALSVPKLLSVLKYIQPKLRKETWKKNPCYRHVYQQVLFQLSLPDMAEALPVVLPPALLLVDDYMTHNQRLGLSCVRHIVVNVPPSELDQQGRLEVLFDALKHLLYVKEPDIIVELHTCLRSLLFSDFLDALRTFCMKDERRQKMADNVYYELLTAAEVEQTFSLRYAYSSQFSPYIQCLGLDVVKYMDKTLTVLLEYVEAYDTEEQTCRRNALLSLAMLIKHAWPRIQFHFRRITESLFKLAYDLDEHSRSVLWGEIGECLGLLQMSCSDQYRDFKADLLLLKEKDIPGVASLLACVDCKQTA from the coding sequence ATGACAGCATCAGCAGGAGCGGCATCGCATCAATCTGCATGCGTCGATCCGGAAACGGCGTTGCGCGACCGTTTCGAGGCGTTTTTTGTTGTTGGGACGCAATCACCCCCCTTTTTTGCTCTTGCtgtatttttattgtttcttcgCGCCAGCTTTATTGGCATGGAACTACTCAAATCGATCGTTGCGGAGAACTGTTTAGCGAAAAAAGTCACCCTCCTTCGAGCACTGCGCGTCGCTCTCGAGACAAGTCAACCAACAGGGGACCTAGAAGACATTAAATGTGACCGTGCCACAGTTTGCACGTTCGCCCAGTCTCTCCTGCTCAGCGGCACTGCAAAAGATTCAAGGGATGACGAGGAGCGACAATATGAGAAGAGCGACTTCCCTGGCGTAGCCGCGACCGCTTGTGAAGGAATAATCTGCGCTCACCGTTTCCTCACAGTTGCAGCACCGGAGTTTGTCGAACTGAGCGATTTTGTAATACCCCTGCAAGTTCTCTGTTTTGCCCATTCCAACCCTGAACTGCCATGGTGCAGCGAAGAATCggctgcggcagcgtgtgctctGTCGTTGCAGTTGAAGTGCGCGTTATCCGTCCCAAAGCTGCTTTCCGTGTTGAAGTACATTCAACCAAAACTCAGAAAGGAGACATGGAAGAAGAATCCTTGCTATAGGCATGTCTATCAGCAAGTGCTCTTTCAGCTTTCCCTGCCCGATATGGCCGAGGCGCTGCCAGTCGTCCTGCCTCCCGCGCTGCTGCTCGTAGACGACTACATGACTCACAATCAGAGGCTTGGCCTTTCTTGCGTTCGCCATATCGTGGTCAACGTTCCCCCAAGCGAACTCGACCAGCAAGGTCGCCTTGAGGTGCTATTCGATGCTCTGAAGCACTTGCTGTATGTCAAAGAGCCCGATATTATAGTCGAACTTCACACTTGTCTTCGAAGTTTGCTTTTCAGCGACTTCTTGGACGCCCTTCGCACGTTCTGCATGAAAGACGAGAGGCGCCAGAAAATGGCAGATAACGTGTACTATGAATTGCTCACTGCAGCTGAAGTAGAGCAGACGTTTTCCCTGAGATATGCTTACTCCAGCCAGTTTTCACCTTATATTCAGTGCCTTGGACTGGATGTAGTCAAGTACATGGACAAGACGCTGACGGTCCTGTTGGAATATGTGGAAGCATATGACACTGAAGAACAGACCTGCAGGAGAAATGCCTTACTGTCGTTGGCTATGTTGATCAAGCATGCCTGGCCAAGAATCCAATTCCACTTCAGAAGGATCACAGAAAGTCTCTTCAAGTTAGCATACGACTTGGACGAGCATAGCCGGTCTGTGCTGTGGGGTGAAATTGGAGAGTGCCTTGGCCTGTTGCAAATGTCTTGCTCTGACCAGTACAGGGACTTCAAGGCAGACCTACTTTTGCTTAAAGAAAAAGACATTCCAGGTGTTGCATCACTGCTTGCATGTGTGGACTGCAAGCAGACAGCATGA